One window of Nostoc sp. C052 genomic DNA carries:
- a CDS encoding HEAT repeat domain-containing protein, translating to MTKHTRQVLLSALKVVVLCLTLFLLCTSNSWAQITTDSKIAPLIEKLIDNDAHIRSLAADALVNIGSPAVPSLIEALKNQDINLRWHAASVLGDLGAEAAPAVSALSAALHDEDGQVRLYATLALGNIGTAAKAAVPSLMAALQDKEQFVRIYVPSALRKIGVEAKVAVPVLTAALKDNNPAVRYNSAYALGAMGTEAVSAVPNLINLLNDSQFYVRLGAIKGLGGIAAGFQDKANALPSSKLQKVISDFEQVLTTIQEHKDKFTETDSRLIRRPLNALKAEKETRLFDRVLEWLFGHKLLLGIAAYLILLPSVWLILLRLAPLWLLKINNALKPYTDFSLPFISVNVPLRYVLFVGWFHYHPRVLDAWVAKYIKAAREQFPKKDTVSSRACYIPIPVVLDGITVPQLMNENLRSTFEKQRSCLVIGGEGGVGKTSLACRIAGWAMAEDEDQQLCKHLMLPVLLEEEFRVTEGKSPLLEAIRGQLQALIDEPEPICQELLLRLLRKKRILVIVDRFSEMNATTREAIEPESPEFPVNALVITSRIEEKLGRVNKTIIKPLRIEANKLSSFMEAYLMQRGKRDRFTDQEFFDACNRLSLMVGQNNITVLLAKLYAEQLIASKDVTSNISALPENIPNLMLGYINELNRDVTDNQFDDRTVHQITKTIAWECLQQSYQPGTAKRADAIAALAALGIDDPEAHLNYLEKRLHLIQTIGSAKDRIRFCLDPLAEYLAGWYLIELYGNNDGKWRSHFFKKADDLVKTGAQDVIKGLLLAVRDCYLSEVQGSKETDFVPQKLGKLAGFTPSVNTSATTVQTLIP from the coding sequence ATGACAAAGCACACCAGACAAGTATTACTTAGTGCGCTCAAGGTAGTTGTCTTATGCCTGACACTGTTCCTACTATGCACAAGCAATAGTTGGGCGCAAATCACTACTGACAGCAAAATTGCTCCTCTGATTGAGAAGCTGATAGATAACGATGCCCACATTAGAAGCCTTGCAGCAGATGCATTAGTTAATATCGGTTCCCCAGCAGTACCGTCTCTGATTGAAGCTTTGAAAAATCAGGATATTAATCTTCGTTGGCACGCCGCTTCGGTTTTAGGAGATTTGGGTGCAGAAGCAGCACCAGCCGTTTCTGCCTTAAGTGCGGCATTGCACGATGAGGATGGACAAGTTCGCCTGTATGCCACCTTAGCTTTAGGAAATATTGGTACAGCAGCCAAAGCAGCAGTTCCATCGTTGATGGCGGCATTACAAGACAAGGAGCAATTCGTTCGCATTTATGTTCCTTCTGCACTTAGGAAAATTGGTGTAGAAGCGAAAGTAGCTGTCCCAGTATTAACCGCTGCCCTAAAAGATAATAACCCCGCTGTACGTTACAATTCTGCCTACGCCCTGGGTGCAATGGGTACAGAAGCAGTATCGGCTGTCCCTAATTTAATTAACCTGTTGAATGATAGCCAGTTTTACGTGCGTTTAGGTGCTATCAAAGGTTTAGGAGGAATAGCGGCAGGCTTTCAGGATAAAGCAAATGCTTTACCTAGCTCAAAGTTGCAGAAAGTCATCTCAGACTTTGAGCAGGTATTGACAACTATCCAAGAACACAAAGATAAATTCACAGAGACTGACAGTAGGCTGATACGTCGCCCTCTCAATGCCCTGAAAGCAGAAAAAGAAACTCGCCTCTTTGATAGAGTTCTAGAATGGCTATTTGGGCATAAATTACTCTTGGGAATTGCCGCCTACCTGATCTTATTACCTTCCGTGTGGTTAATTCTCTTGCGATTAGCCCCTTTATGGTTGTTGAAAATTAACAACGCCCTCAAACCCTACACAGATTTTTCTCTCCCATTTATCAGCGTTAATGTACCTCTGCGATATGTGCTATTTGTTGGCTGGTTTCATTACCATCCCAGAGTATTAGACGCGTGGGTAGCTAAATATATCAAAGCAGCACGCGAACAATTTCCCAAAAAGGATACAGTTAGCAGTCGCGCTTGTTACATTCCCATTCCCGTTGTTCTGGATGGTATAACAGTTCCCCAACTGATGAATGAGAATTTGCGCTCAACTTTCGAGAAACAGCGTAGCTGTCTAGTAATTGGCGGGGAAGGGGGTGTAGGTAAAACCAGTTTAGCGTGTCGAATCGCTGGGTGGGCAATGGCTGAGGATGAAGACCAACAACTCTGCAAACATTTGATGTTACCCGTGCTGTTAGAAGAAGAATTTCGGGTAACTGAAGGTAAGTCACCGCTTTTAGAAGCTATCAGAGGACAGTTACAAGCTTTAATTGATGAACCAGAGCCGATTTGTCAAGAGTTACTGTTACGTTTGCTAAGAAAGAAACGCATTCTAGTGATTGTAGACCGTTTCTCGGAAATGAATGCGACTACACGAGAAGCAATTGAGCCGGAGTCGCCAGAGTTTCCGGTGAATGCGTTGGTGATTACTTCCCGAATTGAGGAAAAGCTGGGGCGGGTTAATAAGACGATAATTAAACCCTTGCGGATTGAGGCGAATAAACTATCGTCCTTTATGGAAGCTTATCTCATGCAGCGAGGTAAACGCGATCGCTTTACTGACCAAGAATTTTTTGACGCTTGTAACCGTCTTTCTCTGATGGTCGGTCAAAATAATATCACTGTCTTGCTGGCTAAACTTTATGCTGAACAGTTAATCGCCAGTAAAGACGTTACATCTAATATTTCTGCGTTGCCAGAGAATATTCCTAATTTAATGCTGGGTTATATCAATGAACTCAATCGTGATGTTACAGACAATCAATTTGACGACCGCACTGTGCATCAAATTACCAAAACCATTGCCTGGGAATGCTTGCAGCAAAGTTATCAACCAGGAACCGCAAAGCGTGCAGATGCCATTGCTGCATTAGCAGCTTTGGGTATTGATGACCCCGAAGCACACCTCAATTATCTAGAAAAGCGCCTGCACCTGATTCAAACTATTGGTTCTGCCAAAGACAGAATCCGTTTCTGTCTTGACCCTTTAGCTGAGTATCTTGCAGGTTGGTATTTAATCGAATTGTATGGCAATAACGATGGTAAATGGCGATCGCATTTTTTCAAAAAGGCAGACGATTTAGTTAAAACAGGCGCACAAGATGTCATCAAAGGCTTGTTGTTAGCAGTGCGAGATTGCTACTTATCTGAGGTTCAAGGTAGCAAAGAAACGGACTTTGTACCCCAGAAGTTGGGTAAACTAGCTGGGTTTACACCTTCTGTTAATACATCAGCTACTACTGTGCAAACATTAATACCATAA
- a CDS encoding type II toxin-antitoxin system ParD family antitoxin — translation MQAQLASGRFTNADDVINEAFKLLQEREQRLEELRQKISVGTEQIAKGQVTDGEVVFARLQEKIRRIAEESSE, via the coding sequence ATTCAGGCACAGCTTGCAAGTGGTAGATTTACTAATGCAGATGATGTTATAAATGAAGCCTTTAAACTGTTACAAGAAAGAGAGCAGCGACTTGAAGAATTACGGCAAAAAATTTCTGTAGGAACTGAACAAATTGCTAAGGGACAAGTAACTGACGGCGAAGTTGTATTTGCCAGATTACAAGAAAAAATTCGTCGAATTGCTGAGGAGTCCTCTGAATGA
- a CDS encoding type II toxin-antitoxin system RelE/ParE family toxin gives MSNYSLSDAAIRDLDEICEYIARSNPKAASKLFDDIRSKCKLVASFPNMGKSYGRLVPNLRGFVVDDYII, from the coding sequence ATGAGTAATTATTCACTTTCAGATGCAGCAATTCGAGATTTAGATGAAATTTGTGAATATATTGCTCGGAGTAACCCAAAAGCAGCCAGTAAACTTTTTGATGACATTCGCTCCAAATGTAAATTAGTAGCGAGTTTCCCTAATATGGGAAAAAGCTATGGAAGGCTTGTACCAAATCTGCGCGGTTTTGTTGTGGATGATTACATTATATAA
- a CDS encoding ATP-dependent DNA helicase RecQ, with protein MNQPTTKSWQEVLAAFKKIWGYEDFRPPQGEIVSSLLSQKDALIIMPTGGGKSICFQLPALLQTGLTLVVSPLVALMENQVQELRESHQKAALLHSELSSSQRRVTLQALERQQLRLLYLSPETLLSVPVWERLCHPQLQINGLILDEAHCLVQWGDTFRPAYRRLGAVRPALLKSKPPGTKISIAAFTATADPSAQKIIQTVLQLQQPEIFRLNPYRPNLHPSIRIAWTPRGRKQQLLKFIQNRPQQSGLVYVRTRRDSEDLAQWLAEMGYATASYHAGLGATERREVEASWLSGKMPFVVCTCAFGMGINKSDVRWVAHFHAPHLLSEYVQEIGRAGRDGKPAQALTLVSEPTGWLDSGDKQRQEFFHEQMRSQQQIAQQLVKKLPKQGEVNAVTRQFPEGATALALLHSSGQLNWLDPFHYSIGQKAGNQPPTQLHAAKQMQQYLTTKQCRWQFLLNAFGFDKEAANLRCGHCDNCC; from the coding sequence ATGAATCAGCCTACAACAAAATCTTGGCAAGAAGTCCTCGCTGCTTTTAAAAAAATCTGGGGTTATGAAGATTTTCGTCCACCACAGGGAGAAATTGTCAGTAGTTTATTATCACAAAAAGATGCACTGATTATTATGCCCACAGGTGGCGGAAAGTCAATTTGCTTTCAACTTCCCGCACTGCTACAAACAGGATTAACTTTGGTAGTTTCGCCCTTGGTGGCGCTGATGGAAAATCAAGTACAGGAACTACGAGAAAGCCACCAAAAAGCAGCACTTTTACATAGTGAATTATCTTCATCCCAACGCCGTGTAACCCTACAAGCTTTGGAACGTCAACAGCTAAGATTACTTTATTTGTCACCAGAAACTTTGCTAAGTGTGCCAGTGTGGGAAAGATTATGTCACCCGCAATTGCAAATTAATGGTTTGATTTTAGATGAAGCTCATTGTTTGGTGCAATGGGGTGATACTTTTCGCCCAGCTTATCGCAGATTAGGGGCGGTGCGTCCGGCATTACTCAAATCAAAACCACCAGGAACAAAAATCAGCATCGCCGCTTTTACTGCGACTGCTGACCCCTCAGCCCAAAAAATTATTCAAACAGTTTTACAATTACAACAACCAGAGATTTTTCGCTTAAATCCTTACCGTCCGAATTTGCATCCCAGCATTCGCATTGCTTGGACACCACGAGGTAGGAAACAACAATTATTAAAGTTTATTCAAAATAGACCGCAACAATCGGGATTAGTTTATGTTCGCACTCGGCGAGATAGCGAAGATTTAGCCCAATGGTTAGCAGAGATGGGTTACGCTACAGCTAGCTATCATGCGGGATTAGGTGCAACAGAACGCCGTGAAGTAGAAGCAAGCTGGTTAAGTGGCAAAATGCCCTTTGTTGTGTGTACCTGTGCGTTTGGTATGGGGATAAATAAAAGTGACGTTCGCTGGGTAGCACATTTTCACGCACCACATCTGCTATCTGAATATGTGCAAGAAATTGGCCGGGCTGGAAGGGATGGGAAACCAGCCCAAGCGTTGACACTGGTAAGTGAACCTACGGGCTGGTTAGATTCAGGGGATAAGCAAAGACAGGAGTTTTTTCACGAACAAATGCGATCGCAACAACAAATAGCGCAGCAACTTGTGAAAAAATTACCAAAACAGGGAGAAGTGAATGCAGTAACTCGACAATTTCCCGAAGGTGCGACGGCACTGGCTTTACTCCACAGCAGTGGTCAGTTAAACTGGCTTGACCCTTTTCATTACAGCATTGGGCAAAAGGCCGGAAATCAGCCACCGACGCAATTACACGCCGCTAAACAGATGCAGCAATATCTGACTACAAAGCAGTGTCGTTGGCAATTTTTGTTAAACGCCTTTGGTTTTGACAAAGAAGCAGCTAACTTACGTTGTGGACATTGCGATAATTGTTGTTAA